Within the Deinococcus aerolatus genome, the region TTGCTGCCTGACCGTCCCTCGGGCGGACGCAGGGCGTGGCCCTCGCGCGCCAGTTCGGCCAGCGCCTGCGCCTGATAAAAGCCCTCGGCGCTGTGCACGTCCACCGGCACCCCGGCGGCGGTCAGCGCCTCAAAGCGCTCCTGCCGCGCGGCCTCGATCTCCTCGGTGGCCCGCAGATACTCGCGTTCCACGTCGCCGCTGGCCGCGTTCATAAAATTCAGGTGATCCTGCTGCCGTGCCCACGAGCCGCGCACGCCCACCCCGGTCTCGGCCAGCACGCGGTTGACCGTTGTACGGGCGGTCTCGAAGTTGATGCGGTACTGCTCCACGTTCAGCCGCAGGATGCGCGCCCGCGAGGTCAGTGCGCTGCGGGCAGCCGCGTCGGGCACCAGTTGCAGCTCGCCGCGCAGATCGTCCAGCAACTCCGCGAAGTGCGCGGGCGTCAGCACCGGCAGGAATTGCTCGGCGCTCAGCGGCTCCGGGCGGGGCAGGGCGGGCGCGTAGCTGGACAGGTCGAAGGCTCCGGGGTCTGTGGGTCCGTCTGCCTCGTCCAGGGGTCTCAGGATCTGACCATCGGACGGCTCAGGCGTGTTCGGCTCTGGTTCCCGCCTGGCCAGGTGGATCTCAACCGTTCTGTCGGTGGACATGGGTTTACCTCCGGGCTTTCTTCACGGCGTCGGCGAAGGTGGGGTAGACGTTGTTCAGGTCAAAGGCACCGGCCATCAGCACCCGCGCGTCATCGCCCGCCTTGCCCAGCGCCTTTACGAAGCCGTCGCGGATGGAGTCGCCATTCTTGTCTTTTTCGGGACTCAGGCCTGCGAAGAACAGTTGCCGGGTGTCTTTACGGCCCAGCAGCTTGTCAAAAATGGTGGGCAGCTTGGCCCGCTCCGGATCGTCCAGCAGCGCGCCGTCGCTGAACAGCACCACCACGCCCCCCACGCCCGTCGTCCGCGCCAGCAGCGCATTGGCCTTGCTCAGCCCGGCGGTGATCGCGCTGCCCCGGCCCGTGCACGGCTGCGTCAGCGCGCCGGTGTAGCGCAGGATGTCGGCCTTGCCCATCCGCGCGCCGTTCTTGGACATGAATTTGAAGTCGGCCACCGTCTGCACGCCCTCGCAGATGCGCAGCAGGGTCAGCGTGTCGCCCGAACGCAACTGATTGAGCATGATGCTCTGCGACAGCACCCTGGCCTGCTCGGCGTACCTGTAGGCAGGATTCTTGCTGCTGCCGGTCATGTCGGCAGCAATCACGAAATGCAGCGGCGGCGTACTCAGCCCCAGCACCGTGCCCGCACTCATGGGAACGGGGGTCAGCAGGGGCAACAGAGACAGAAAGGGGAGGGGGGACATGGGGAACTCCTTCGGAGGGATGGATAGCGTTTAAAGGCGTGCGGATTTGAGGGCCGGTGGTGGGCTATGGCTGGCGAACACGTCACCTTGCTCACCCTGGCGGCACCGGATTTCTGGGATTCAGCCCTGGAATCGGCACCGCCACGCCGCCCACCCGGGTAATTCCAGGCGGAACGTCCAGGGTTCGAATGTCGTGCGGCAGGTCGCGCAATATTCCAATCTCGCGGCAGGCGGCCTGATCGCGGTACAGGCCCACCGGCACGCTCTGACGGCCATCCGGGTCACCGATCCACACCGCCATCGCGTACTGCGGTGTCACGCCCGCGCACCACGTGTCGTTGATGTCGTCGGTGGTGCCGGACTTCGCGCCCAGCGGCATGGCCCGGCCGCTCAGGCGCTGGAACAGGGTGGGGCGCAGAAACGGGACGTGTCCGGCAGAATCGTTCACCGCGCCGGTCAGCATGTCGAAGGTCTGATAGGCCACCACCGGGTCCCACAGCGGCTGGCACTCGCGGCGGCGCAGGGGCAGCGGTTTGTCACCATCTCCGTACACCTCGGCCAGTAGGTGCGGCGGGCACAGCGTTCCGCCATTGGCGAAGCTGCCGTACGCCGCCGCCACCGTCAGCGGCGAGGCCCGGTACGTCCCCAGCGCCGGGCTGGAGCGGTTGGCGCTGTCCTCGTTGTAATTCACGCCTTCCAGCACCCGGCGCAGCGCCGCCTCGCGCCCGGTGCCCACCTGCACGGCCACGGTGTTCAGGCTGCGGGCATTGGCCTCGCGCACAGTGACGGCGCGGCCCAGGAAGGTGCCGGAACTGTTGCGGATGGCCTGCGAGCCATAGCGGGTGGCCGTGTCCGTGAAGGTGCTGAACTGGTTGAGGTCCCCGTCTCCGGTGCCGAAGGCTGTGGCGTAGAGGAGCGGCTTGACCGTGCTGGCAACAGGTCTCTGGGCATAGGCCGCCCACTGACGCCCGGCGTCGCTGCTCTGGTTGCCGCCGGTGCTGCTGGCCAGCGCGATGATGCCGCCGCCGCGCACGTCCACCACCGCCGCGCCCTCGGCAATGCCAGGGGGGCGGGGGCCAGTCGCGCCCTCACCCACGACGCGCCGCGACAGTTCGGCCTGCGCCCGCGCGTCAACCGTCAGCACCACACGGCTGACTTTGCTGGGGTTCAGGCCCGCCGCCCGCAGCTCGCGCCGCACCAGTTCCTGCATGGCCCATACGGGTTCGGGCTCGTTGCGGTAATCCGGATTGCGCGCGGCACTCACGATCCGCAAGTCGCCGCCACTGCCCGCGTACTCGGCGCGCCACAGCCGGGGTTGCAGCGGCGTGGAGGCTGCCGCCAGGTAGTCATTCTCGGAAATCAGACCGTTGGAACGCAGGATTCGCAGCGTCAGCAGTTGCTGGCTTCGCATCCAGCGAAAGCGGGCGGTGGCGGTCTCGGGCGGGGTGTCCGCCGCCACCAGATACCGTCCCGGCGCAGGCAGCAGGCCCACCAGAAAGGCGCTCTGGGCGAGGGTGAGGTCTGCCGGATCGACGCCGAACACCGCCCGCGCCGCGTCGTACACGCCCTTGCGCTGGCCGATGCCGATCCACGGCAGGCTGTTCACACTCATCGCCAGCACCTCGGGCCGTCCGTAGCGCAGCGTGACCAGGGGGGCCAGCACAAATTCGGTGGCCTTGCGGGCCATCACCAGCCCCAGCCCGCGCCGGTTGGTGTCGTAATCAAAATGCCCGGCCAGCACATTGTTCTTCAGCAGTTGCATGGTCAGGGTACTGCCGCCCGCCCCGCTCAGGAGGGCGCGTGGCAGGCGACCCAGATCCACCCCGACGTGCGAGAAGAAGCGCACGTCCTCCTTGGCCACGTAGGCCAGTAAGAACGCCGGCGAAACGCCGGTCAGCGGCACGCTCAGCGACTCGCGGCAGGGCACGGCGTTGACCGTCTGGCCCTCGCGGCAGTGGTCAATCACGCCCAGCGGCTCCCCCCGGCGGTCCTGTACCTCGATGGGCCGCAGTTCCGAGCGCAGGTTCCACACGCGCGCAAAGGCCCCGCTGCTCCACGCGCCCGCCATCCCCAGCCCCATCAGGCCCAGCGTCAGGACACCCACGGCGGCGAGTCCTGCCCGCAGGATGCGCCGTAGTGTCCAGCGCGACTTTGGACGCCGCACGAAGGGGGTACGCGGCCAGGGGTTACGCCAGAAATTCAGCCTCTGCTTCATAGCGCCGGACCTCAGCGGGCCACGTCGGTCACGCCCGCCGCCGCCGAGCGGAACTGCCAGTCGCGGGCCACGCTGTTCCACAGCCCCGACGCGCCCACCAGAATCACCAGCGCTGTGCCCAGCACCGCCAGTCCGGTGACTGCCCCGGCCCAGCTCATGGCCGGACGGGGGCCACGCACGCGGCGCAGTCTGGTGCCTGTTTTCTGCTCTGGCCGCGCCGTCTCACGCGCCGCCTGGGGCAGCCCCACCGACGGCAGGCCAGAGGAGTAGGGCCGGGGTTTGCGGACGAAACTCACCAGTAAAGGATAGGGGGGGTGCATGAGAGGGCGCATCACACCAAAGAGTGAACAATTAGAGGTTAAAGCGGCGCATGCAGGCACCGGGGGCCGCAGATCGGCCTACACTCTGGAGATGACCACTGCGACACCGGCCCTGGCCCCCCGTCTCCGTGAACAGTTTCCCCCGCTCTCGGCGGGCCGGGCCTACCTGGACAACGCGGCTGGCGGATTGCTGCCCCTTCGCGCCATTGAGGCCATCACTGCCCACCTGATGCGCTACGGCGCGACGAACGCCATGCCGGGACACCAGCCGGGAGCCGACATTCTGGCCCTCAAGCAGCGTGCCCGCGCGGCCACTGCCTTGTTTCTGAACGCCCAGCCGGAAGACGTGGCGCTGGCGCAGAGTGCCACCGCGCTGGCCTTCCGCCTGTCCGCCGCCTTTGCCCGCCTGTGGGGGCCGGGCGACGAGGTGATCGTGTCGGGCCTGGAACACGAGGCCAACGCCAGCCCCTGGCGCGAGCTGGAGCGCGTGGGCGTGACCGTCAAGGTCTGGCACGCCCGAGCGCCGGAGATGCGCCTGCACGCCGACGATCTGGCCGAACTGCTCTCGGACAGGACGCGGCTGGTGTCGGTCACGGCGGCCAGCAACGCGCTGGGGGTCACCGTGGACATTCCCGCCGTGACCGCCCAGGTGCGGGCGGCAGGGGCGTGGACCGTGGTGGACGCCGTTCACGCCGCGCCGCACACCCTGCCGGACGTGGAAGCGTGGGGCGCGGACTTCGTGATGTTCAGCCCCTACAAGGTCTTCGGGCCGCACCTGGGGGCCATATGGGTCAGGCCCGAACATCGCCCCAACCTGCCCTGGCCCAAACTGAGTTTTGTGCCGGACGGCGACATCACCGGCATCGAGCACGGCACGCCGCAGTTCGAGCTGCTGGCCGGCTGGCTGGGCACGCTGGACTACCTGCGCGAACTGGGCGGCTCGGCGGAACTGACGCGGGCCGCGCTGGTGGCCGCCTACGCCCGCATTGCCGAACTGGAAGGCCCGGTGGCCGAACGGCTAGTTTCTGGGCTGGCCGGGATGGACAACGTTACTCTGTACGGCCCGCAGGACATGACTGGCCGGGTGGGCACGGCGGCGTTCCGCGTGGACGGCGAGACCCCTGAGCAGACCGCCGCCCGCCTGACCGCCGCCGGGGTGGACGCGGGGGCAGGCCACTTTTACGCCGTGCAACCCCTCAAGGATCTGGGGCTGTACCCCGAAGGCATCGTGCGCGTCAGCATCGCGCACTACACGAGCATGGAGGATGTGGAGCGGTTGCTGGCTGGGATTGGGCAGGTCTAGCGCCCTGAAAGTTTAACCGTCAAACGGCTGGGTTTCCTGGCAGTCTGACGGTTAAACCGTCTGACGCTCAGGCTCCCAGCATCCCGTTCAGCTCATCTCTAAATCCCTTCGCCGCCTCCACACTCGCCGCCACGCCCAGCCCGTCCGCGTACTGCACGCCCCGGCTGGCGCTGGCCAGGGCACCCGTGCCGTCCGCGTGGAAGGCGCCCTGCAAGTCGGCGGCGGCCCCACCCTGCGCGCCCAGACCCGGCAGCAGTAGCAGCGCCCGTGGCATCAGCGCCCGGAAGGTGGCGAGGTCTGAAGCGTGCGTCGCGCCCACCACCGCGCCCACCGTGCCGTACTGGCCCTCGGGTGTTCCGGCGTTCAGGCGGTTGATCTCCACGGCCACCCGCTCACTGACGCCGCTGCCCTGCAGGTCGGCCTGACCGGGGTTGCTGGTTTTCACCAGCACGAACACCGCGCCGCCGTTCTCGCGCGCCGTGTCCACGAAGGGGGTGAGCGTCTCGAAGCCCAGAAACGGATTGACCGTTAGCGCTGCGCCCGCGTGCCGCCCGCTCAGCCACGCCCCCGCGTAGGCCTGCGCGGTGCTGCCGATGTCGCCGCGTTTGGCATCCAGCAGTACCGGCAGACCCAGCGTGCGGGCGGCGGCACACACCTCTTCCAGAATGGCGAAGCCCTCCAGGCCCAGCGCCTCGTAAAAGGCCAGTTGCGGCTTGACGCAGGCGGCGTAGGGGGCGCACGCCTCCAGCACCGCCAGCGTGTGGCTTTTCAGGTGCGCGGCGTCGCGGTAGGCGTCCCGGCGCGGATCGAGGCCCACGCACAGGCGGGTGTTCAGGCGGCGGGTGCGCTCGGTCACGGCCTGGGCGAAGCTGGGCTGGGCAGAGGTGGGCATCGTGGGCGAGGCTAACACTTGTGGGGGCCTGAACGTCTCACTCCAGCATCTCCCGCGCCACCCGCACCAGTTCGGCGTTGTCGGTGGCCCCGTCAAAGTCGCCGGGCAGCAGCAGGGTGTCTTCCAGGCCGATGCGGGCCCCCAGGCCGCGCCGCGCCGCCTCGCGCAGCAGCGGCCACGCGCTCTCGCCCAGGCCGTGCAGCACCACTGGCCGGTCCAGTCCGGCCGCGTCCAGCAGGGCGAACATTTCCTTCAACTCGGCCTTGTACGTTCGGATCGGCTGATCGGGCATCTCGACCAGCACGCGCAGCACCTCCTCATGGCGCCGCCACCTCAGGAAGGCCCGCACCGCGTCCGCCGTCCACAGCCCGGCCTCCACGCCGATGCCGCGTTCCAGCAACAGTTCAGCCAGGTCAGGTGCCCCGTCCTCGTGCCAGTTGACCGACACGAAATCGGGCACCGCCATCCAGGCGCGCACGGCGGCCAGTCTCGCTTCCGCGTCCGGCAGAATCCACCAGCCGCTGGACAGGCCCACGGGGACGCCGGGACATGCCTCGCGCACCGCCTCCAGCGCCCGCGCCACGTCCCCGGCGTCCAGGCTCTCGGCTCCCGCCGCATTTCTTGGGTGAAGGTGCAGGGCGTCCGCGCCCGCTTCCACCGCCCCACGCGCCGCCTGGGCCAGTTGCTCGGGCGTGACAGGCACGCCTGGATGCTCGTCGGGGCTTCGGTTGCCGTTCAGGGCCGCTTTCAACACGCCCCCACTGTAAAGCCTGCCCGTTTATCCTGGCGGCATGACCTTTTCCATCGTGGGGCGCGACGCGGCAACAGGGGACATCGGGGTGGCGGTGGCCAGCAAGTTTCTGGCGGTGGGGGCGCTGGTGCCCTTCGTGCGTGCGGGCGTGGGCGCGGTCGCCACCCAGAGCTACGTGAATCCCAGCTTCGGCCCCGACGGGCTGCGTCTGCTCGCAGAGGGCCTGTCGCCGCAGGAGGTGGGCGCCCGCTTTCAGGCCGAGGACGCCGACATCGCCCAGCGCCAGTTCGGCATCGTGGCGGCGGACGGCAGAAGCGTGATCTTCAGCGGCTCCGGCTGCCACGCCTGGGCGGGCGGAATCGCGGCGGCCGACGTGGCAATTCAGGGCAACATCCTGACCGGACCGGAGGTGGTGGAGGCCATGCACGAGATCTGGCAGTCGACGGCGGGTCAGCCGCTGCCGCGCCGCCTGCTGGCCGCATTGCGGGCCGGGGACGACGCGGGCGGCGACAGGCGGGGCCGCCAGTCCGCCACGCTGCTGTGTGCCGGGCCGGGCCGGGGCTATGGGGGCCTGACCGACGACTGGGTCAACCTGCGCGCCGACGATCACGCTGATCCCTGCACCGAGCTGGAGCGGCTGCTGGACACCTTCGATCTGCTGTTCGGCAGGCCCACGGAGACGCGTGAGCTGAACGAGGGCGAGCTGAAGTGGCTGCGCGCCCTGCTGATCCGCCAGGGCCACGCCGCTTCGCTGCCCGCTGGCCCCTGGGACGCCGACACCGAGGCCGCCGCGTGGGCGCTGTACGGCACCGAGAATCTGGAAGAACGGTGGGTGGGTGGCGGCCACTTCGATCCGGCGGCGCTGGCGTACCTGCGGGGCCACTTCGGAGATCACCCCGGACATTGAGCGTGAGCACACCGGGCCGGCGCCGGCCCGCCGCACCGCCGCCCCGGCCCCATCTGCTCTAGACTCCCCGCATGCGCCTTTCGGCCACCGATGTGTACGCCTTTCAGGCCCTGGGTTTCCTGGGGACGCAGGACGCCGGACGCTGGGTGTCCAGCGAGGAGATCAGCGAGGCCACCGGCGTTCACCGCCCGTATCTGGTCCGGATTCTGGCGGTGCTGGGCAACAAGGGGGTGGTGAAGAGCAAGAAGGGCATCGGCGGCGGCTACGCGCTGGCCCGCAAGCCGGGGCTGATCAGCCTGTGCGAGGTCGTGCGCGCCGTCGACGGCCCGGTGGCACCTCTGTCGTGCATCAGCCTGAACTGGCACGAGCCCTGCCCCGAGGAGGGCCGCTGTCATGCCCGCGCCACCATCTACACCCGCATGCGTGACGCCATGCTGGGCGTGTTGCAGGAGTTCAGCGTGGCCGATCTGGTGACCGACGCACGCCAGGGCGTGAGCTACGGCCACTGCCTGGGGCATCTGCTCAAGCCCGGCGCGTAGCTCCGCTTCAAGCCTGGGACTGACTGTGGCTGCCTACTTCAGATAGGGGGCGAATCGGCCCAGCGTCGCCGCGTCCGGGCTGGCCGATGAGCGCACAACCTGATGGCCGCCGAAGACCAGCAGCAGGCGGCCCTCCGCGTCTGCAGAAGCGTTCAGGGTGCCCTGGCGGGCGGTGTACGGCCCGGTCAGCACCGCCTGCATGGTGTTGAGATCGAAGGCCAGCGCCGCGCCGCTCAGGGCAGGACCTTCGGCCCGGACGCCGCCGGAGGCGCTGACAAAGGCCGTTCCGACATTCAGCGTGACGCGCGGGGCGCTGAGGTTCTTGAAGCGGGCGTCGTTGTAGGTCACGTTGCCGGTGGCCGTCACGGTGGAGGACTTGAGATCGTAGGTCACCTGCGCGGCCCGCAGCGTGCCGCCCTGCTTGGTGGTCAGCACAGCGTTCTGGGCCGTCAGGGTCTTGCCGGGATTGAGGGTCATGGCGCTGGCCACCAGTTTCAGGCCGCCCTTGCTGTCGGTGGCGGTGCCGCCGCCGGGCAGTTCGGTGACGCCCGTTTCCAGGTTCAGGTTCTGCGGGCCGCGCGGCGTGACGTTCAGGCCGCCGAAGGTGACCGCCTGGCCGCCGTTAAACGGACTCAGGGTCAGCAGACCCAGCGTCGCGGCTGCCAGAAAGGAAGAGGAGGGGAGTTTCATCCTCTCACCGTAACGGCCCGCGCCTGAGCGGCGTGAGTGGGCCAGTCAGACCCGCTTCAGGTGCCGTCCGCCCGGCGTCCCGACTCTCATGCCCTCTCAACCGCGCGTAAGGATGGGGGCGTTACACTCCGGGGCAGTGATTTCCTCATCTCTACGCTCTGTCCTTTCTGTGCTGCGCCTCCGCGACGCGCGTCCCCTCCGTTTTCTGCTTCGTGTCGTGGCCCTGCTGTGGACGCTGGCGCTCCTCTCCCACGCCGCCGCCGCCCCGCGTGTGGGGGCGCACGACGGCTTCACGCGGCTGGTGTTTGACCTGCCGGGCAACTCCAGTTCCAAAGTCACGGCGGCGGGCCGCAGCGTGACCGTTAGGCTGAATGTCAAGCTCAAAACCGAGCAGGGTGCCTTGAAGGCGGCGGGCGTCACGGCCTACGCGGTATCGGGGGGAACGGTCACGGTCACGCTGGCGGGGACCAGCAGCGCCGGGAAGACCAGAGTCAGCGTGCTGCCCAGCAGCGGGGCAGCGGCGGCCCGGCTGGTGATCGACGTGCCGACCTCGGCCTCCGCGCAGGCGTCGATCAGGCCGGCAGCCACCCCAATTCGCCCTGCGTCGGTGTCCGCCGCCGTGACCCGCCCGCGCGTGGTGCTGGACGCCGGGCATGGCGGCGGCGATCCGGGCATGACCAGCCAGTGGGTCATGGAGAAGGCCGTGACGCTGGACGTGGCGCTGCGGACCCGCGCCGAACTGGTCAAACACGGCGTGGACGTGGTGATGGTCCGTACCTCTGATACAGCCCTCAGCGCCGACAAGCGCACGGATCTGGACGCCCGCTCACGGCTGGCAACCACCGGTCAGGTCAGCGCATACATCAGCATTCACGTCAACGCGGGCGGACCGTCGGCGCAGGGCATCGAGACGTATTACTTTGGGCAGCCGCTGGCGGGCAGTGACCGCAGCCGCGCCGTGCAGGAAAACGGCGGCGGCAGCGTGGGACAGGAGCTGACCCGCAAGGCCGCCAACAGCGCCCAGGGCCTGCTGGGCGACATCGTGGCGCAGGCCAAGCTGTCGTTCTCACGTCAGCTGGCTCAGACGGTGCAGGCGCGGCTGCTGCAGTACACCGGGGCCGTCAACCGGGGCGTGCAGACCGACGCTTTCTACGTGATCCGCAACCCCACCACCCCCGCCATCCTCACCGAGATCGGCTTCGGCAGCAACCCTGGCGAGGGTGCCCGGCTGGCCACCCCCGCCTACCGCGAGAAGATCGCGCAGGGGCTGGCGCGGGCCATTCTGGATTTCCTGCACACGCAGTAGGCGTCGGGGCTGGAGGCTGGGATCGGGACGCTGGCTGGGCTCAGGGCACCGGCCCGAGGTTCCGCAACTGCACCCCGTACACCCCACGGACGTCCTCGCGCCACGCCAGGACGATGTCACCGCCAGGCCGCACCGCCAGACCGGGCGAGCGGGCGTCGCGTCGGGGGTCCAGGTTCAGCGCGCCGTGGATCTGCCAGGCCCTGCCCGTCCAGCGGGCCAGATGAATCTGCCCGATTCCGGAGCGTTCCTCCACCCAGGCCAGCACGGGCTGTCCGGCCCGGTCCAGCGCCAGGGCCGGAGCGCTGGCCGAGTGGGGGCTCAGGGGCCCGCCCAGCGCCTGCCACGCCTGCCCGTCCCAGCGCGAGGCGTACAGCGCGTCCCTGCCGCTCAGGTCTTCCAGCCACGCCACGGTGGGCTGTCCCTGCCGGTCCAGTTTGAGGCGGGTGGAGGCCAGATAACGGTCCGGCGTGCGGTTGAGGCTGCCGCCCAGCGCCTCCCAGGCAGTCCCGGTCCAGCGCTTCACGAGGACGTT harbors:
- a CDS encoding VWA domain-containing protein, giving the protein MSPLPFLSLLPLLTPVPMSAGTVLGLSTPPLHFVIAADMTGSSKNPAYRYAEQARVLSQSIMLNQLRSGDTLTLLRICEGVQTVADFKFMSKNGARMGKADILRYTGALTQPCTGRGSAITAGLSKANALLARTTGVGGVVVLFSDGALLDDPERAKLPTIFDKLLGRKDTRQLFFAGLSPEKDKNGDSIRDGFVKALGKAGDDARVLMAGAFDLNNVYPTFADAVKKARR
- a CDS encoding transglycosylase domain-containing protein → MKQRLNFWRNPWPRTPFVRRPKSRWTLRRILRAGLAAVGVLTLGLMGLGMAGAWSSGAFARVWNLRSELRPIEVQDRRGEPLGVIDHCREGQTVNAVPCRESLSVPLTGVSPAFLLAYVAKEDVRFFSHVGVDLGRLPRALLSGAGGSTLTMQLLKNNVLAGHFDYDTNRRGLGLVMARKATEFVLAPLVTLRYGRPEVLAMSVNSLPWIGIGQRKGVYDAARAVFGVDPADLTLAQSAFLVGLLPAPGRYLVAADTPPETATARFRWMRSQQLLTLRILRSNGLISENDYLAAASTPLQPRLWRAEYAGSGGDLRIVSAARNPDYRNEPEPVWAMQELVRRELRAAGLNPSKVSRVVLTVDARAQAELSRRVVGEGATGPRPPGIAEGAAVVDVRGGGIIALASSTGGNQSSDAGRQWAAYAQRPVASTVKPLLYATAFGTGDGDLNQFSTFTDTATRYGSQAIRNSSGTFLGRAVTVREANARSLNTVAVQVGTGREAALRRVLEGVNYNEDSANRSSPALGTYRASPLTVAAAYGSFANGGTLCPPHLLAEVYGDGDKPLPLRRRECQPLWDPVVAYQTFDMLTGAVNDSAGHVPFLRPTLFQRLSGRAMPLGAKSGTTDDINDTWCAGVTPQYAMAVWIGDPDGRQSVPVGLYRDQAACREIGILRDLPHDIRTLDVPPGITRVGGVAVPIPGLNPRNPVPPG
- a CDS encoding cysteine desulfurase-like protein codes for the protein MTTATPALAPRLREQFPPLSAGRAYLDNAAGGLLPLRAIEAITAHLMRYGATNAMPGHQPGADILALKQRARAATALFLNAQPEDVALAQSATALAFRLSAAFARLWGPGDEVIVSGLEHEANASPWRELERVGVTVKVWHARAPEMRLHADDLAELLSDRTRLVSVTAASNALGVTVDIPAVTAQVRAAGAWTVVDAVHAAPHTLPDVEAWGADFVMFSPYKVFGPHLGAIWVRPEHRPNLPWPKLSFVPDGDITGIEHGTPQFELLAGWLGTLDYLRELGGSAELTRAALVAAYARIAELEGPVAERLVSGLAGMDNVTLYGPQDMTGRVGTAAFRVDGETPEQTAARLTAAGVDAGAGHFYAVQPLKDLGLYPEGIVRVSIAHYTSMEDVERLLAGIGQV
- the pyrF gene encoding orotidine-5'-phosphate decarboxylase yields the protein MPTSAQPSFAQAVTERTRRLNTRLCVGLDPRRDAYRDAAHLKSHTLAVLEACAPYAACVKPQLAFYEALGLEGFAILEEVCAAARTLGLPVLLDAKRGDIGSTAQAYAGAWLSGRHAGAALTVNPFLGFETLTPFVDTARENGGAVFVLVKTSNPGQADLQGSGVSERVAVEINRLNAGTPEGQYGTVGAVVGATHASDLATFRALMPRALLLLPGLGAQGGAAADLQGAFHADGTGALASASRGVQYADGLGVAASVEAAKGFRDELNGMLGA
- a CDS encoding 3-keto-5-aminohexanoate cleavage protein, with the protein product MLKAALNGNRSPDEHPGVPVTPEQLAQAARGAVEAGADALHLHPRNAAGAESLDAGDVARALEAVREACPGVPVGLSSGWWILPDAEARLAAVRAWMAVPDFVSVNWHEDGAPDLAELLLERGIGVEAGLWTADAVRAFLRWRRHEEVLRVLVEMPDQPIRTYKAELKEMFALLDAAGLDRPVVLHGLGESAWPLLREAARRGLGARIGLEDTLLLPGDFDGATDNAELVRVAREMLE
- a CDS encoding DUF1028 domain-containing protein, translated to MTFSIVGRDAATGDIGVAVASKFLAVGALVPFVRAGVGAVATQSYVNPSFGPDGLRLLAEGLSPQEVGARFQAEDADIAQRQFGIVAADGRSVIFSGSGCHAWAGGIAAADVAIQGNILTGPEVVEAMHEIWQSTAGQPLPRRLLAALRAGDDAGGDRRGRQSATLLCAGPGRGYGGLTDDWVNLRADDHADPCTELERLLDTFDLLFGRPTETRELNEGELKWLRALLIRQGHAASLPAGPWDADTEAAAWALYGTENLEERWVGGGHFDPAALAYLRGHFGDHPGH
- a CDS encoding Rrf2 family transcriptional regulator, with the protein product MRLSATDVYAFQALGFLGTQDAGRWVSSEEISEATGVHRPYLVRILAVLGNKGVVKSKKGIGGGYALARKPGLISLCEVVRAVDGPVAPLSCISLNWHEPCPEEGRCHARATIYTRMRDAMLGVLQEFSVADLVTDARQGVSYGHCLGHLLKPGA
- a CDS encoding N-acetylmuramoyl-L-alanine amidase family protein translates to MLRLRDARPLRFLLRVVALLWTLALLSHAAAAPRVGAHDGFTRLVFDLPGNSSSKVTAAGRSVTVRLNVKLKTEQGALKAAGVTAYAVSGGTVTVTLAGTSSAGKTRVSVLPSSGAAAARLVIDVPTSASAQASIRPAATPIRPASVSAAVTRPRVVLDAGHGGGDPGMTSQWVMEKAVTLDVALRTRAELVKHGVDVVMVRTSDTALSADKRTDLDARSRLATTGQVSAYISIHVNAGGPSAQGIETYYFGQPLAGSDRSRAVQENGGGSVGQELTRKAANSAQGLLGDIVAQAKLSFSRQLAQTVQARLLQYTGAVNRGVQTDAFYVIRNPTTPAILTEIGFGSNPGEGARLATPAYREKIAQGLARAILDFLHTQ